The following are encoded in a window of Dioscorea cayenensis subsp. rotundata cultivar TDr96_F1 chromosome 16, TDr96_F1_v2_PseudoChromosome.rev07_lg8_w22 25.fasta, whole genome shotgun sequence genomic DNA:
- the LOC120278740 gene encoding rust resistance kinase Lr10-like translates to MSSGDTITGTVAIVAVSIVTIVVAIAIIRCIQKIRMQARNTSAQTRNTAMQATAVSTESRPLNSAVDVDSSIDMVTIECFLKDIVKERPVRFSPQNIIDFTQNFAQKLGSGGFGIVYKGQFPNGVQIAVKILHKTQDKKAEEQFMAEIGTIGRTHHINLVRLFGFCFDKALKALVYEYMEKGSLDGYLFDENLKLKWEKLYEIAIGTAKGIRYLHEECQRRIVHYDIKPGNVLLDANFFPKVADFGLARLCDRDNTHVSMTGGRGTPGYAAPELWMPYPVTHKCDVYSYGMLLFEILGRRRNLILGQAESQEWFPRWIWDKFEGGELESVMLNCGIEHNDRDKAERMCKVALWCVQYQPDARPSMNSIIRMLEGEEEIIAPKNPFQYMMPFDGSSSQWSESRGDSTSTATATNESEENSLIHQNQQ, encoded by the exons ATGTCGTCCGGAGACACAATAACCGGCACAG TGGCAATAGTGGCTGTTAGTATTGTGACCATCGTAGTGGCAATTGCAATTATTAGATGCATTCAGAAGATTCGAATGCAAGCAAGGAACACATCTGCGCAGACTAGGAACACAGCTATGCAAGCAACTGCTGTATCTACTGAATCCAGACCATTGAATTCAGCAGTGGATGTGGATTCAAGCATCGACATGGTTACAATTGAGTGCTTTCTAAAGGATATAGTAAAAGAGAGACCTGTCAGATTTTCTCCTCAGAATATTATCGATTTTACACAAAACTTTGCACAAAAATTGGGTTCAGGAGGGTTCGGAATAGTCTATAAAGGGCAGTTCCCCAATGGTGTGCAGATAGCAGTAAAAATACTTCACAAAACTCAAGATAAAAAAGCTGAGGAGCAGTTCATGGCAGAGATAGGAACCATAGGAAGAACACACCATATCAACCTTGTTAGGCTCTTTGGATTTTGCTTTGATAAAGCTTTGAAAGCACTTGTTTACGAGTATATGGAAAAGGGCTCACTAGATGGTTACTTGTTTGATGAGAATCTGAAGCTCAAATGGGAAAAGCTTTATGAGATTGCCATCGGAACAGCCAAGGGGATCAGATACCTGCATGAGGAGTGTCAGAGGAGGATAGTGCATTATGATATAAAGCCTGGAAATGTTCTTCTCGATGCTAATTTCTTTCCAAAAGTGGCAGATTTTGGATTGGCAAGGCTTTGTGATAGAGATAATACCCATGTCAGCATGACAGGAGGCAGGGGAACTCCTGGCTATGCAGCACCAGAGCTCTGGATGCCATACCCTGTGACTCACAAGTGCGATGTTTACAGCTACGGAATGCTCTTGTTTGAGATACTGGGAAGGAGACGGAATCTCATTCTCGGCCAGGCAGAGAGCCAAGAATGGTTTCCGAGATGGATATGGGACAAGTTTGAAGGAGGAGAACTAGAAAGTGTCATGTTAAATTGTGGGATAGAACACAATGACAGAGATAAAGCAGAGAGGATGTGCAAGGTGGCATTGTGGTGTGTTCAATATCAACCAGATGCAAGACCTTCGATGAATAGCATTATAAGGATGTTGGAAGGAGAGGAGGAGATCATTGCACCAAAAAATCCATTCCAATATATGATGCCATTTGATGGGAGTTCATCTCAGTGGAGTGAAAGCAGAGGAGATTCAACAAGCACAGCAACAGCAACAAATGAAAGTGAAGAGAATAGTTTGATTCATCAAAATCAGCAGTaa